A window of the Corallococcus exiguus genome harbors these coding sequences:
- a CDS encoding carboxypeptidase-like regulatory domain-containing protein, which translates to MRWSWVGLWVVVLACAEAPRPVPKKTRWPVDEVAFTVRTVDPTGQPVPGVALVVRRADQGSLISRSGTSDAAGTVRLRVMPGWYVLQAEAPGFVRTLEMDARIAPGSEARLELTLKRAVPFAGHVVDLEGRPVAGARLQLTLSGDEDSALSTESDADGRFRIDSVPAGTVKLLAEKDEWSPTRLELATPQPELTVVMGGLGSLRVQVRGPDGKLSSAAWIFPEDEEQFFELFPEKRSDATVFQKLRAGRYRVSGRYAPASGDCLWTQGIEVQVLPGQQAEATVSFEGVQDVGPWRGVAVDARGKALAPGVVKAWLENGSLDDVGMHGRCDVRPGPDGSFALPHVFKAPVSLEWTATHPSMGMLADGPLPAGTGEPVMFRSGIGLLKGRVLRPDGQAQAHFKIRSYSEEDPRGEYEHNVPSSHTYQWVIEAEGFAPALVRAEGRAHEILTVPDVVLDVGRAVHGRVVAEDGKTGVPGQEVELVEVFDLETRWMRRPHKATTDADGHFRFDHVAGRRQFLRVDVKGQGTVLRGLESDEVSVQLRLVPAAQLEGSVTVGARVPLAGVNLELRCEGGFKVDARTDAVGHYSVSVPANRPCFMHAQASLLNVRPRPRPPRVSFSPRLINLAPASQHRLDFEPRQGPAHLRVTVKASREFVTAFILPGDVPWPGSPEALDELLRAGFEPEPWQNAWESEDGESGIVPSFLSGARFDFRRLPLGRYTLFIREEENGLDELLRIPVDLARAGVHAVDSKRPAREGGRLYTR; encoded by the coding sequence ATGCGATGGAGCTGGGTGGGGCTCTGGGTGGTGGTGCTCGCGTGCGCGGAGGCTCCGCGTCCGGTGCCGAAGAAGACCCGATGGCCCGTGGACGAGGTGGCGTTCACCGTCCGGACCGTGGATCCCACCGGGCAGCCCGTGCCCGGTGTGGCGCTGGTGGTGCGCCGCGCGGACCAGGGGAGCCTGATCTCCCGGTCGGGTACTTCCGACGCGGCCGGGACGGTGCGGCTTCGGGTGATGCCGGGCTGGTATGTCCTCCAGGCGGAGGCGCCGGGTTTCGTGCGAACGCTCGAGATGGACGCGCGGATTGCTCCTGGATCGGAGGCCCGGCTCGAGCTGACGCTGAAGCGTGCGGTGCCGTTCGCGGGACACGTGGTGGATCTGGAAGGACGGCCCGTCGCGGGGGCTCGACTTCAGCTCACCCTGTCCGGGGATGAGGACTCAGCGCTGAGCACCGAAAGCGATGCGGACGGACGCTTCCGCATCGACAGCGTGCCCGCGGGGACCGTGAAGCTTCTCGCGGAGAAGGATGAGTGGAGTCCCACTCGGCTGGAGCTCGCAACGCCACAGCCGGAGTTGACGGTGGTGATGGGCGGACTGGGTTCGCTGCGAGTCCAGGTGCGCGGGCCCGATGGCAAACTGTCGTCTGCCGCCTGGATCTTCCCCGAGGATGAGGAGCAGTTCTTCGAGCTGTTCCCGGAGAAGAGGTCCGACGCCACCGTCTTCCAGAAACTTCGCGCCGGGCGCTACCGCGTCTCCGGTAGATACGCTCCCGCGTCCGGCGACTGTTTGTGGACTCAAGGCATCGAGGTCCAGGTCCTTCCGGGCCAGCAGGCGGAAGCGACGGTGAGCTTCGAGGGCGTCCAGGATGTTGGCCCCTGGCGAGGCGTGGCCGTGGATGCCAGGGGGAAGGCCCTTGCCCCGGGGGTGGTGAAAGCCTGGCTGGAGAATGGATCGCTGGATGACGTGGGCATGCATGGCCGGTGCGACGTCCGTCCGGGGCCGGATGGGTCCTTCGCCCTTCCGCACGTGTTCAAGGCTCCGGTGAGCCTGGAATGGACGGCCACCCACCCGTCCATGGGCATGTTGGCCGACGGGCCGCTTCCCGCGGGAACGGGGGAGCCGGTGATGTTCCGCTCCGGCATCGGATTGCTGAAGGGACGCGTCCTGCGGCCGGACGGGCAAGCCCAGGCGCACTTCAAGATCCGCTCGTATTCCGAAGAGGATCCGCGTGGCGAATACGAACACAACGTCCCGTCGTCACACACGTACCAGTGGGTCATCGAAGCGGAGGGCTTCGCGCCCGCGCTCGTGCGCGCGGAGGGGCGTGCGCACGAAATCCTCACCGTCCCGGATGTCGTCCTCGATGTGGGCCGCGCCGTCCACGGGCGCGTCGTCGCGGAGGATGGCAAGACGGGGGTGCCCGGGCAGGAGGTCGAACTCGTGGAGGTCTTCGACCTGGAGACCCGATGGATGCGCCGGCCTCACAAGGCAACGACGGACGCGGACGGGCACTTCCGGTTCGATCACGTCGCCGGTCGCCGCCAGTTCCTACGCGTGGACGTGAAAGGGCAGGGGACCGTCCTCCGTGGGCTCGAATCCGATGAGGTGTCGGTGCAGCTGCGGCTCGTGCCGGCTGCGCAACTCGAGGGCTCCGTGACGGTGGGGGCTCGGGTTCCCCTGGCCGGGGTGAACCTGGAGCTGCGCTGCGAAGGTGGCTTCAAGGTGGACGCCAGAACCGACGCCGTGGGCCATTACTCGGTGAGCGTTCCGGCGAATCGCCCGTGCTTCATGCACGCCCAAGCGAGTCTCCTGAACGTCAGGCCGAGGCCCCGGCCGCCACGGGTGTCCTTTTCGCCGCGGCTGATCAATCTGGCTCCGGCTTCGCAGCACCGGTTGGACTTCGAGCCAAGGCAGGGGCCCGCCCACCTGCGAGTGACCGTCAAGGCATCCCGCGAGTTCGTCACGGCGTTCATCCTGCCGGGGGACGTTCCGTGGCCGGGCTCACCGGAAGCCCTGGATGAACTCCTCCGGGCCGGCTTTGAACCCGAGCCGTGGCAGAACGCATGGGAGTCGGAGGACGGGGAGTCCGGGATCGTCCCCAGCTTCCTGTCAGGAGCGCGGTTCGATTTCAGGAGGCTGCCCCTCGGGCGCTACACGCTCTTCATCCGCGAGGAGGAGAACGGGCTCGATGAACTCCTGCGCATCCCCGTGGACCTGGCCCGGGCCGGCGTGCATGCCGTCGATTCGAAGCGGCCCGCTCGGGAGGGCGGAAGGCTCTACACGCGCTGA